In Musa acuminata AAA Group cultivar baxijiao chromosome BXJ3-9, Cavendish_Baxijiao_AAA, whole genome shotgun sequence, a single genomic region encodes these proteins:
- the LOC135649816 gene encoding DNA-directed RNA polymerase V subunit 5A-like isoform X1, whose product MEEMETAVMPECLISFVDSGTVESHRYFLARRTLLEMLRDRGFPIPDDDLAISLPAFRARFGDNPKPEDLRISTTIPSNPPKKLLVIFCGTEPLKLSTVREIYSWVSKEHLTGLILVLQSKMTSKARELTEEIFKFRLEIFQITELLVNITKHVLKPRHVLLAAEEKEKLIAKYNVEDIQLPRMLKSDAVARYYGFEKGQVVKVTYNGELTGHHETYRCIV is encoded by the exons ATGGAAGAGATGGAAACGGCTGTGATGCCAGAGTGCCTGATCTCGTTCGTTGACTCTGGAACTGTTGAGAGTCACCGATACTTTCTGGCTCGGCGTACCCTGCTGGAGATGCTCCGGGACCGTGGCTTCCCGATTCCAGACGACGACCTCGCCATCAGCCTCCCTGCCTTCCGCGCCCGGTTTGGTGACAACCCCAAGCCCGAAGACCTTAGGATCTCTACCACCATACCCTCCAATCCCCCCAAAAAG CTTCTTGTCATCTTCTGTGGAACTGAACCTTTGAAGTTGTCAACTGTGCGTGAAATATACAGCTGGGTTAGCAAAGAACACTTGACTGGGTTAATATTAGTGTTACAAAGTAAAATGACATCCAAAGCTCGAGAACTTACTGAAGAGATTTTCAAATTCAGACTGGAGATATTTCAA ATAACAGAATTGCTGGTCAATATCACAAAGCACGTTTTGAAGCCAAGGCATGTCTTACTTGCtgcagaagagaaagaaaagctcATAGCAAAGTATAACGTGGAGGACATCCAG TTGCCTCGCATGCTCAAGAGTGATGCTGTTGCTCGATACTATGGGTTTGAGAAGGGACAGGTTGTGAAGGTCACGTACAATGGAGAGCTCACTGGGCATCATGAAACATACCGTTGTATAGTGTAG
- the LOC135649816 gene encoding DNA-directed RNA polymerase V subunit 5A-like isoform X2: MEEMETAVMPECLISFVDSGTVESHRYFLARRTLLEMLRDRGFPIPDDDLAISLPAFRARFGDNPKPEDLRISTTIPSNPPKKITELLVNITKHVLKPRHVLLAAEEKEKLIAKYNVEDIQLPRMLKSDAVARYYGFEKGQVVKVTYNGELTGHHETYRCIV, from the exons ATGGAAGAGATGGAAACGGCTGTGATGCCAGAGTGCCTGATCTCGTTCGTTGACTCTGGAACTGTTGAGAGTCACCGATACTTTCTGGCTCGGCGTACCCTGCTGGAGATGCTCCGGGACCGTGGCTTCCCGATTCCAGACGACGACCTCGCCATCAGCCTCCCTGCCTTCCGCGCCCGGTTTGGTGACAACCCCAAGCCCGAAGACCTTAGGATCTCTACCACCATACCCTCCAATCCCCCCAAAAAG ATAACAGAATTGCTGGTCAATATCACAAAGCACGTTTTGAAGCCAAGGCATGTCTTACTTGCtgcagaagagaaagaaaagctcATAGCAAAGTATAACGTGGAGGACATCCAG TTGCCTCGCATGCTCAAGAGTGATGCTGTTGCTCGATACTATGGGTTTGAGAAGGGACAGGTTGTGAAGGTCACGTACAATGGAGAGCTCACTGGGCATCATGAAACATACCGTTGTATAGTGTAG